One genomic window of Fusarium fujikuroi IMI 58289 draft genome, chromosome FFUJ_chr01 includes the following:
- a CDS encoding related to beta-galactosidase: MDLSALGFPGALPDWSNLNILHRNTLPARAHFYSYPDQESALSFNREQSYFHSLNGTWKFHYDISPLDAPIWETTNTSSWDELEVPGMWQLQGYGNPHYTNIDYPFSVTPPNVSYVNPTGSYWRQFEVPQQWDGDQIRLRFEGVDSAFHVWVNGEEVGYSQGSRNPSEFDITDYLTPGQANDLAVRVYQWSDGSYIEDQDQWWLSGIFRDVYLIPFSESSIVDFQVDSELGDSFDEGSFKVNVTIQGKEGDLAISLLSPNGSTIDEWKGLSSDVYEKKLSGDDFHIWSAETPNLYTLLITFNGRTISQRVGLRRVEIKGSNFYVNGKPIIIYGVNRHEHHHLTGRTISYENMRKDLLLMKRSNINAIRTAHQPPDPDFFDVADDLGFYVIAESDLECHGFGSIEETEEEAAEWLSNNPDWEEAYIDRARQLVERFKNHASVIIWSLGNECFYGRNHAAMSNWIKERDPSRIIHYEQDRNATSTDMYSQMYSTPDDVREFIKTHTDKPILLCEYAHAMGNGPGGLVEYIDLFRTEQLSQGGLVWEWSNHGLLKKEANVTYYAYGGDFGDEPNDGDFIMDGLVLSDHSPMPSLKEYAKVIQPVSVKLAKNGSVMTVVNHYDFSDLSHLDVSWHVVADGLKTDAHALDLPRIPAGANRTVALPSGLNITQNEAWITVEFRLKEATVWAPKGHVIAWDQLHIQRPLLKAQDLSLVRRQDSGEFQKNGTKLLYRSGDSSFGFDLLQGNVTWNINGVDIFQRGPELSFYRALTQNDAASSGDGPIWEQEKIPKIYPQVREVTWRVDNDGAIVHYKVWVGVKTRAWGVEADMIYRIPTSGPQLQLESRGEFIGKNESHVIPRIGLMAVLPESFDDVSWFGRGPGENYKDSKQGSRIGQYSSTVTDLFTYYDYPQENGNREDLRWLKIGNKDVTLAARRTKDEPFSFTARRYMPFDLDDAQHPHDLKPLNMTVLHLDYDNNGLGSATVRVRPFEKYRCYTKPFNFTFNFNIV; encoded by the exons ATGGATTTGTCGGCGCTAGGATTCCCTGGGGCGTTGCCTGACTGGAGTAACTTAAACATCCTCCACCGCAATACTCTCCCAGCCCGAGCCCACTTCTACTCCTACCCCGACCAAGAATCAGCTCTGTCTTTCAATCGAGAACAAAGCTACTTCCACAGTCTCAACGGAACATGGAAATTCCACTATGACATCAGTCCTCTCGATGCACCAATCTGGGAGACCACCAACACTAGCTCAtgggatgagcttgaagtcCCAGGCATGTGGCAGCTCCAAGGCTACGGAAATCCTCACTACACCAATATCGACTATCCCTTCTCTGTAACGCCCCCTAATGTCTCTTACGTTAATCCCACTGGCTCTTACTGGCGACAGTTTGAAGTACCTCAACAGTGGGATGGTGATCAGATCAGACTGCGCTTCGAGGGCGTTGATAGTGCGTTTCATGTCTGGGTCAACGGTGAAGAGGTTGGCTATAGCCAGGGGAGTCGTAATCCGAGCGAGTTCGACATCACGGACTATCTGACTCCTGGTCAAGCGAATGATCTTGCTGTAAGGGTCTATCAGTGGTCTGATGGTTCTTATATCGAGGATCAGGATCAGTGGTGGCTATCTGGCATTTTTCGCGACGTTTACCTCATTCCTTTCTCTGAATCATCGATCGTCGACTTTCAAGTTGACTCTGAACTTGGCGACTCCTTTGATGAAGGTTCGTTTAAAGTCAATGTGACCAttcaaggaaaagagggCGACCTCGCTATCAGCTTGCTCTCACCTAATGGTTCCACCATCGATGAATGGAAAGGGTTGTCTTCTGATGTCTACGAGAAGAAACTTTCTGGTGATGACTTTCACATCTGGTCCGCTGAAACACCAAACTTGTACACCTTGCTCATCACCTTTAACGGACGGACTATCAGCCAGAGAGTTGGCCTGCGTCGAGTCGAGATTAAAGGATCCAACTTCTATGTCAACGGAAAACCCATCATCATATACGGAGTCAACAGACAtgaacatcatcatcttaCTGGGCGAACAATCAGTTATGAGAACATGCGAAAAGATCTCTTACTCATGAAGCGTTCcaacatcaacgccatccGCAcagctcatcagcctccCGATCCTGACTTCTTTGACGTGGCTGACGATCTCGGCTTTTACGTCATCGCTGAGTCAGACCTTGAATGCCATGGCTTTGGCAGCATTGAAGagacagaggaagaagctgctgagtGGCTGTCCAACAACCCCGATTGGGAAGAGGCCTATATCGACAGAGCTCGTCAGCTTGTGGAGCGCTTCAAAAATCATGCATCAGTCATTATCTGGTCCCTCGGCAATGAGTGCTTCTATGGTCGGAATCATGCCGCTATGAGCAATTGGATCAAAGAGAGAGACCCGAGTCGGATCATTCACTACGAACAGGACCGTAATGCTACCTCGACGGACATGTACAGTCAAATGTACAGCACGCCTGATGATGTGAGGGAGTTTATCAAGACACATACAGACAAGCCGATCCTGCTGTGCGAATATGCCCA TGCGATGGGTAATGGTCCAGGTGGTCTTGTAGAGTACATCGACCTCTTTAGAACCGAGCAACTCTCCCAAGGAGGCCTGGTCTGGGAGTGGAGCAATCATGGACTTCTGAAGAAAGAAGCGAACGTAACATACTACGCCTACGGAGGTGACTTTGGTGACGAACCGAATGATGGGGATTTTATCATGGACGGTCTTGTGCTGTCTGATCACTCACCTATGCCTTCGTTGAAGGAGTACGCCAAGGTAATCCAGCCTGTTTCGGTAAAGCTGGCGAAGAATGGAAGTGTTATGACTGTTGTTAACCACTATGACTTTTCTGACCTGAGTCATCTCGATGTCTCGTGGCATGTTGTCGCAGATGGTCTCAAGACTGACGCTCACGCACTTGACCTTCCGAGAATACCCGCTGGCGCGAATAGGACTGTGGCACTGCCCTCGGGATTGAACATCACGCAAAACGAGGCATGGATCACTGTTGAGTTTAGGTTGAAAGAAGCCACCGTTTGGGCTCCCAAGGGCCACGTTATTGCATGGGACCAACTTCACATCCAGCGCCCCCTTCTCAAGGCCCAGGATCTATCGCTTGTCCGTCGTCAAGACAGCGGAGAGTTCCAGAAGAACGGAACGAAGCTTCTCTACAGGAGTGGAGATTCTTCCTTTGGATTTGACTTGCTCCAGGGAAATGTCACTTGGAACATAAACGGCGTGGATATCTTCCAACGTGGCCCTGAACTGTCTTTCTATCGCGCCCTCACACAGAACGACGCTGCTTCCTCTGGCGATGGACCAATCTGGGAACAAGAAAAGATCCCAAAGATCTACCCTCAAGTCAGAGAGGTAACCTGGCGTGTCGACAATGATGGAGCTATTGTGCACTATAAAGTCTGGGTTGGCGTCAAGACGCGTGCTTGGGGCGTTGAAGCAGACATGATCTACAGGATCCCGACTAGCGGACCCCAACTTCAACTCGAATCCCGGGGCGAGTTTATCGGGAAGAATGAGTCGCATGTCATTCCTCGTATTGGTCTCATGGCCGTTCTACCTGAGTCATTTGACGACGTGTCATGGTTCGGCCGAGGGCCTGGAGAGAACTACAAAGACTCTAAGCAAGGTTCCCGTATCGGGCAGTATAGCTCCACAGTGACGGACCTGTTTACGTACTATGACTACCCTCAAGAGAACGGAAATCGGGAAGACCTGCGATGGCTGAAGATTGGAAACAAGGACGTGACACTTGCTGCGCGACGGACGAAGGACGAGCCATTCAGCTTCACGGCTCGGAGGTACATGCCTTTTGATCTGGATGATGCACAGCACCCGCATGATCTGAAACCACTAAACATGACGGTTCTGCACCTTGATTACGATAACAACGGACTTGGATCGGCTACGGTCAGGGTCAGACCGTTTGAGAAGTACAGGTGCTACACCAAGCCATTCAACTTtaccttcaacttcaacataGTCTAG
- a CDS encoding related to nitrogen metabolic regulation protein nmr — protein sequence MARRIFVIGATGAQGLPVCRGLTKDGAYSLRVLTRDANSKRAQELAKLGDVEFIEGSFANEDNLRKGYEGCWGAFVNIDGFNTGEKTETYWTIRAYEVAIESGIEFFVFGNLDYGYKKSGYDPKFRCGHYDGKGRMAEWMLSQRQSHNMGTAIFTTGPYIEMAISAQTVMTPRIVEGVITWAVPLADGAIPHVALDDCEHYVRWLFDNPERSNGLDLEVAIDHINYHDLAKAFQKVTGKPAQFIDIPLETYFEHMPLKGTTPAGYNADPNDPATMTFKQNFSGFWNMWRHSGGNKGVVKRDYKLLDEIHPNRIKTAEEFFHREEEKRKAQGKPSIFETIESGNLGMILKLSEDGRKGKL from the coding sequence ATGGCTCGTCGCATCTTTGTCATCGGAGCCACAGGAGCCCAGGGTCTCCCCGTCTGTCGTGGCCTCACCAAAGATGGCGCATACAGTCTTCGAGTCCTCACTCGCGATGCCAATTCCAAGCGGGCCCAAGAATTAGCCAAACTAGGCGACGTTGAGTTTATTGAGGGCTCATTCGCCAACGAAGACAATCTGCGAAAGGGCTATGAAGGATGCTGGGGCGCCTTCGTCAACATTGATGGTTTCAACACTGGTGAAAAGACAGAGACGTATTGGACTATCCGCGCGTATGAAGTCGCAATTGAGTCTGGCATTGagttttttgtttttggaaACTTGGACTACGGGTATAAGAAGAGTGGCTATGATCCCAAGTTCCGCTGTGGCCATTATGATGGTAAAGGTCGAATGGCTGAGTGGATGCTGAGCCAGAGACAGAGTCACAACATGGGCACTGCTATCTTCACCACGGGTCCGTATATCGAGATGGCAATCTCAGCGCAGACAGTTATGACTCCACGCATTGTTGAGGGCGTCATCACTTGGGCTGTCCCTCTCGCTGACGGAGCAATTCCCCATGTCGCGCTCGATGACTGCGAACACTATGTTCGCTGGCTGTTCGATAACCCCGAGAGATCTAATGGACTCGATCTCGAAGTCGCTATTGATCACATCAACTACCATGACCTCGCGAAGGCTTTCCAAAAGGTCACTGGCAAACCTGCTCAGTTCATCGACATCCCGCTGGAGACATACTTCGAGCACATGCCTTTGAAAGGTACCACTCCAGCCGGATACAATGCCGACCCTAACGATCCCGCGACAATGACATTTAAGCAGAACTTTAGCGGTTTCTGGAATATGTGGAGGCACTCTGGTGGGAACAAGGGCGTTGTTAAGAGGGATTATAAGCTGTTGGATGAGATTCACCCGAACAGGATCAAGACTGCGGAAGAGTTCTTCCAtagagaggaggagaagcgcaaggcgCAGGGAAAGCCGAGTATCTTTGAGACGATTGAGAGTGGTAACCTCGGTATGATCCTCAAGTTGAGTGAGGATGGAAGGAAGGGAAAGCTGTAG
- a CDS encoding related to heterokaryon incompatibility protein (het-6OR allele), whose protein sequence is MNLHDDEIRLLRLGAHANLSFKRVSLTDPARPSFVALSYVWGDLNDTLPLTVSGETIAATRNLHHVLDCLFASGFGELLWIDALCIDQQNREERASQVAMMGDIYSRARYVLAFLSPQSEPFNLGLDYIEATARDTMIHFDPSISPHLTVQGFNASDKPLQDSIISFFAAPWWTRVWTVQEFLLAKKVIFRCGNRLIDSEIVRKTCRAWIDHENSCCWAARRPIDGSAHGFLDIPSEINGGLTIYTATLRMKHLMDMLITGKLYTEDFLAAISLFRVRHCSDPRDRAFGYFGLRSPGLDMKREISVDYNMPVADLYKSLAMILIERSQTLDVLSHVLHESGIRKRTEGLPSWVPDWDAAIDDRYHLTYTERTNAIRNCYASGNMKPEWRMQDSGHVITPGLQIAEIQETAPGYPSIIPGSTLGGKTIISQWRRLAGLSLYSDASPIDMPSYNERERAFENALSGGFVSIKWPQGSLEYTKAYHAWLEWFVSSEVALGKSCKQVIQDFDELIRQTSERRRFIVTSDGQLGFGPERCEKGDVIMIIPGGKVPYALRKMEDVKCTLRQYRLLGDAFIDGAMAGEKISPSMTEVTKIIIV, encoded by the coding sequence ATGAATCTGCATGACGACGAGATTCGGTTGCTCCGCCTCGGAGCCCATGCGAACTTATCTTTCAAGCGCGTCTCACTGACCGACCCAGCTCGGCCCTCTTTTGTCGCGCTCTCCTATGTCTGGGGCGACTTGAATGATACTCTTCCCCTCACTGTATCAGGCGAGACTATTGCTGCGACGCGCAACCTTCATCATGTTCTAGACTGCCTTTTCGCATCTGGCTTTGGCGAGCTGCTCTGGATTGATGCTCTGTGTATCGACCAGCAAAACCGAGAGGAGCGCGCGTCTCaagttgccatgatgggaGACATTTACTCACGTGCACGATATGTCCTTGCCTTCCTATCGCCACAATCAGAACCCTTCAACTTGGGCCTCGACTATATAGAGGCAACTGCTCGCGACACCATGATACACTTTGACCCTTCTATCTCACCGCATTTAACAGTCCAGGGTTTTAATGCCAGCGATAAGCCTCTGCAAGACTCGATCATCAGCTTTTTCGCTGCTCCATGGTGGACCAGAGTTTGGACGGTTCAGGAATTCTTGTTAGCGAAAAAGGTCATATTCCGATGTGGTAATCGTCTCATTGACTCTGAGATTGTACGGAAAACCTGCAGAGCTTGGATAGATCATGAGAACTCTTGCTGTTGGGCTGCGCGTCGGCCGATAGATGGTAGCGCGCATGGCTTCCTCGACATTCCCAGTGAGATCAACGGCGGTCTTACCATCTACACTGCGACTCTGCGAATGAAGCACCTCATGGATATGCTTATTACTGGGAAGTTATACACTGAGGACTTTCTTGCAGCGATTTCGCTTTTCCGGGTACGGCACTGCTCTGATCCACGGGACAGAGCGTTCGGATATTTTGGACTACGGTCGCCGGGCCTAGACATGAAGCGGGAAATATCTGTCGATTACAACATGCCTGTGGCGGATCTTTACAAAAGCTTGGCCATGATATTGATTGAGAGGTCTCAGACACTTGATGTTCTCAGTCATGTACTACACGAATCGGGTATAAGGAAGCGGACAGAAGGCTTGCCTAGCTGGGTCCCAGACTGGGATGCCGCCATAGACGATCGGTACCATCTAACGTATACGGAACGCACAAATGCGATCCGGAATTGCTATGCCTCAGGAAATATGAAGCCAGAATGGAGAATGCAAGATTCAGGCCATGTGATAACACCAGGGCTACAGATTGCCGAAATCCAAGAAACCGCACCTGGCTACCCATCCATCATCCCCGGTTCGACACTCGGAGGCAAAACAATCATCAGCCAGTGGCGTCGACTCGCTGGTCTATCTCTTTATTCAGATGCATCTCCAATTGACATGCCATCTTACAACGAACGAGAGCGTGCGTTTGAAAACGCCCTCAGTGGAGGCTTTGTGTCAATAAAATGGCCTCAAGGCAGTCTCGAGTATACAAAAGCATACCATGCTTGGCTCGAATGGTTTGTGTCGTCAGAAGTAGCCTTGGGCAAGTCATGCAAACAGGTTATTCAAGATTTCGATGAATTGATTCGGCAGACGAGTGAACGTCGAAGATTTATCGTGACGAGTGATGGACAGTTGGGTTTTGGCCCGGAAAGATGTGAGAAGGGCGATGTTATTATGATTATACCCGGAGGAAAGGTTCCGTATGCTTtaaggaagatggaggacGTTAAGTGCACACTGAGACAGTATCGACTCTTGGGGGATGCATTCATCGACGGTGCGATGGCGGGTGAGAAGATCAGTCCATCGATGACTGAGGTCACTAAGATAATCATTGTATAA
- a CDS encoding trichothecene 3-O-acetyltransferase produces the protein MTALNTTNMDELDIELDIIGQQPFMVKIYTQISFCFPITDPSTHPAITATLKTGLQRLSQSFPWVAGQVKDDGTGVFKIKPFKETPPLVVKDLRDDPSAPTMEGLRKAEFPMSMFDEKKIASKKTLPFGPDYSPDDPSPVLMFQLNFIEGGLIFTVNGQHGCMDMTGQDELIRLLSKACRDEAFSEQEISTMNLDRKTIVPLLENYELGPELDHQIIKPPPTTETPPTPPKASWAFFSFSSEALCELKDKAMQSLDGQSKFISTDDALSAFIWQSVSRARLPRLDDSTSTQFCRAVDVRTQLDVPKTYPGILQNMTYSVSNLSQIAHEPLGIVASRLRSQLGRDDLRRRTQAIVTYLQDQTNRANVSVTADANPSIDIMLSSWAKLKCWEYDFGLGLGNPESVRRPLFEPFESLMYLMPKRPDGEITAAISLRDEDMERLKSDEEWKKYGKFIG, from the coding sequence ATGACAGCACTAAACACCACAAACATGGACGAACTAGACATAGAGTTAGACATCATCGGCCAGCAGCCTTTCATGGTCAAGATCTACACGCAAATCAGCTTCTGCTTCCCCATCACCGACCCCTCCACGCACCCAGCCATCACCGCCACCCTGAAAACCGGCCTACAGCGTCTATCTCAGAGCTTCCCTTGGGTAGCTGGCCAGGTTAAAGATGATGGCACTGGCGtattcaagatcaagccGTTCAAGGAGACACCGCCCCTGGTGGTTAAGGATCTTCGAGATGACCCCTCAGCACCGACGATGGAGGGCTTGAGAAAAGCAGAGTTTCCTATGAGCATGtttgacgagaagaaaaTTGCATCGAAAAAGACTTTGCCATTTGGCCCTGATTACTCACCTGATGATCCTTCGCCCGTGCTGATGTTTCAGCTCAATTTTATTGAGGGCGGGCTTATATTTACCGTGAATGGGCAGCACGGTTGCATGGATATGACGGGTCAGGACGAGCTCATTCGACTGCTCTCCAAAGCTTGCCGCGACGAAGCTTTCTCAGAACAAGAGATATCAACAATGAACCTTGACCGCAAGACCATTGTTCCGCTGCTCGAGAATTACGAACTCGGGCCTGAGTTGGATCATCAAATCATCAAGCCCCCACCAACCACTGAGACCCCGCCAACACCGCCAAAAGCAAGCTGGGCATTCTTCTCGTTCAGCTCAGAAGCCCTCTGTGAGCTCAAAGATAAGGCGATGCAGAGTCTTGACGGACAATCAAAATTCATCTCAACAGATGATGCCCTCTCGGCGTTTATCTGGCAATCCGTCAGCCGCGCCCGTCTCCCCCGCTTGGATGATTCCACCTCGACTCAATTCTGTCGCGCCGTCGATGTACGCACGCAACTAGACGTGCCAAAGACCTACCCAGGAATCCTCCAAAACATGACCTACAGCGTCTCAAACTTGTCTCAAATCGCCCACGAGCCCCTCGGCATCGTAGCATCTCGCTTGCGGTCGCAACTCGGCCGCGATGATCTCCGCCGGCGAACGCAGGCCATAGTGACGTATCTGCAAGACCAGACGAACAGGGCGAATGTATCTGTTACAGCGGATGCGAATCCATCGATAGATATTATGTTGAGTTCGTGGGCGAAGCTGAAATGCTGGGAGTATGACTTTGGACTTGGATTGGGGAATCCTGAGAGTGTGAGGAGGCCGTTGTTCGAACCGTTTGAGAGTTTGATGTATCTCATGCCCAAGAGACCAGACGGAGAAATAACCGCAGCGATATCATTGAGGGATGAGGATATGGAGAGATTAAAGAGTGATGAGGAGTGGAAAAAGTATGGGAAGTTCATTGGCTAG
- a CDS encoding related to tenascin X precursor: MTKLNFPAILLAIFVTASYAQEVPSQQPLPDPVENLPQSHTIKRSCNAACVQVSLDDITPSLDSKGHVKCCPVGTTFDGTTCVSKPTTVCPPNTTLQAGACVSDQKPSCPAGTVLQDEKCVSIIEPGCLSGARFDSGNCISIQPPSCGPGFDFNGVSCISTQPLVCPAGYTVVGSLSMTLEDGLCVKKQTPVCAAGFVFNEDSKSCSHLEKPTCPSGSTFSGRVCISDKLPKCKEGEYKGGVCQSSEGPECVPGATAIDSTCAMPFFCQDGLVKSRDPKTGGENCCPEGMGWNEAKRLCLRPATDSTACPNGSSFNAGECASTPQDIDCPPGFTFNGRVCAHFQAPSCSENTSLSNNTCIFTDKPTCDEGTFNGSACVTSQTPSCSGESILSGESCVSTIPTSCPDQMILRGAWCISASNPVCPPGSTSAGGICITTSTPTCVTGTLKDGTCIASTGPTCPDQTVFDGKYCVSRDPPACEAVFTWNGTACVSHVIPACPDNATFDGTACLHKQAPTCPSNTHLQGDKCISQSRPNCPENYVFSSQGCISGKLPECPPDMHLQGENCVSSEPPTCLPGTQLINGSCVAINGPNCPPGSQLRPEGCVTITVPSCPHGSSLRDNKCVSSGGAKCTLPLVVSGDKCVSPEPPVCPAGTTLSLGKCTLVATHGCYSMQYCPPL, encoded by the exons ATGACAAAGTTAAATTTCCCGGCCATTCTCCTGGCTATATTTGTTACTGCGTCCTATGCTCAAGAAGTTCCAAGCCAACAACCTCTGCCAGATCCAGTAGAGAATCTTCCCCAGTCTCACACAATTAAACGCTCTTGCAACGCTGCTTGTGTTCAAGTCTCTCTGGACGACATCACTCCCTCTCTTGACTCCAAGGGCCATGTCAAATGCTGTCCTGTGGGTACAACTTTCGACGGCACCACCTGCGTCTCCAAGCCGACAACAGTTTGTCCCCCAAACACAACACTACAGGCAGGAGCATGTGTTTCTGATCAGAAGCCTTCATGCCCAGCCGGCACTGTTCTTCAGGACGAGAAATGTGTTTCGATTATCGAACCCGGCTGCTTGTCTGGAGCGCGCTTCGACAGCGGTAACTGTATCTCTATTCAACCTCCCTCATGTGGCCCAGGATTTGACTTCAACGGCGTCTCATGTATTTCAACTCAGCCATTGGTTTGCCCAGCAGGGTATACTGTTGTGGGAAGTCTCT CAATGACACTCGAGGATGGCCTTTGTGTCAAGAAGCAGACCCCAGTGTGTGCAGCTGGCTTTGTGTTCAATGAGGACAGCAAGAGCTGCTCTCACCTTGAGAAACCCACTTGTCCTTCTGGCTCAACATTCAGTGGACGAGTCTGTATCTCGGATAAACTACCTAAGTGCAAAGAAGGCGAGTATAAAGGCGGAGTCTGTCAGAGTTCCGAGGGACCTGAGTGCGTTCCTGGCGCCACTGCGATAGATAGTACTTGTGCGATGCCGTTTTTCTGCCAGGATGGACTTGTGAAATCCCGAGACCCCAAGACGGGTGGTGAAAATTGTTGCCCAGAAGGGATGGGCTGGAATGAAGCCAAGAGACTCTGTCTACGGCCTGCTACCGACTCTACGGCTTGTCCGAATGGGAGTAGCTTCAATGCCGGAGAGTGTGCGTCTACACCCCAGGATATCGACTGTCCACCGGGCTTCACCTTCAATGGCCGTGTTTGTGCCCATTTCCAGGCTCCATCATGTTCGGAAAATACCAGCTTATCCAACAATACTTGCATCTTCACAGATAAGCCTACATGTGACGAGGGAACGTTTAATGGATCAGCTTGTGTGACGTCTCAAACACCCAGCTGTTCAGGAGAGTCTATCTTGTCAGGCGAGAGCTGTGTCTCGACCATACCCACCAGTTGCCCGGACCAAATGATACTACGTGGGGCTTGGTGCATTTCTGCAAGCAATCCTGTTTGTCCCCCAGGATCAACCTCAGCTGGTGGAATCTGTATTACAACCAGCACGCCCACTTGCGTCACAGGGACTCTGAAAGATGGTACCTGCATCGCCAGCACGGGTCCAACCTGTCCCGATCAGACTGTCTTTGATGGCAAATACTGTGTTTCTCGGGATCCTCCGGCCTGCGAGGCAGTCTTCACTTGGAATGGAACAGCATGCGTCTCGCATGTCATCCCAGCCTGCCCTGATAATGCTACTTTTGACGGAACAGCCTGCCTCCATAAGCAGGCTCCTACGTGTCCCTCAAATACTCACCTCCAGGGAGACAAGTGTATCAGCCAATCGCGCCCTAACTGCCCTGAAAACTATGTCTTCTCCTCCCAAGGATGTATTTCGGGGAAGCTACCAGAATGTCCGCCCGACATGCACTTGCAAGGCGAGAATTGCGTTTCTAGCGAGCCACCAACCTGTCTTCCTGGTAcacagctcatcaacggcTCTTGTGTTGCAATCAATGGGCCAAACTGCCCTCCTGGCAGCCAACTGCGCCCTGAAGGATGCGTCACTATCACGGTCCCATCATGTCCTCATGGTTCATCCCTTCGGGATAACAAGTGCGTCTCCAGCGGTGGCGCGAAGTGTACACTTCCTCTTGTCGTCTCGGGCGATAAGTGTGTATCTCCAGAACCGCCTGTCTGCCCTGCAGGCACCACTTTGTCTCTTGGGAAGTGTACTCTGGTCGCAACTCATGGTTGTTACAGTATGCAGTATTGTCCTCCATTGTAA